From the genome of Ornithobacterium rhinotracheale, one region includes:
- a CDS encoding mechanosensitive ion channel family protein gives MKNYIELLDKVLKTWEHSTLNFLPNAILALLVLVLFYFLAKGAKIVSLKFYNKTFKKHIELAYLISSSFYFFFLASGVILALQILGLEKFLTKILAGAGIVGIIAGFAFKDVASNLFAGLLLKSQNPFKKDDWVTINGTYGRVTEVGWITTSIKTVPGQEVFVPNQVVYNNNFTNYSTYGMRRIILETGISYGDDLEHVKNCALDEAQKTPDAILDQPIDFYFTEIGSSTYNFQLRFWIKFETNDNYRKALSDIIMRIKKRFEQENISIAYNVTTLDFGVKGGVNLFDKQIQVKSE, from the coding sequence ATGAAAAACTACATTGAACTACTAGACAAAGTTTTAAAAACTTGGGAACACTCTACACTTAATTTTTTGCCCAATGCAATCCTAGCGCTCTTAGTGCTAGTTTTATTCTACTTCTTGGCCAAAGGGGCTAAAATCGTAAGCCTTAAATTTTATAACAAAACTTTTAAAAAGCATATAGAGCTAGCTTATTTAATTTCATCATCATTCTATTTCTTTTTTCTCGCCTCGGGCGTTATTTTAGCCCTACAAATTTTGGGCTTGGAAAAATTCTTAACCAAAATCCTAGCAGGCGCAGGTATTGTGGGCATCATTGCAGGATTTGCCTTTAAAGATGTGGCTTCGAACCTCTTTGCGGGTCTTCTGCTCAAATCCCAAAATCCGTTTAAAAAAGATGATTGGGTAACTATCAACGGCACTTATGGCCGCGTAACCGAAGTGGGCTGGATTACTACAAGCATCAAAACCGTGCCTGGACAAGAGGTCTTTGTGCCAAACCAAGTGGTGTATAATAATAATTTCACCAATTATTCCACCTATGGTATGCGCCGCATTATTTTAGAAACGGGCATTTCCTATGGCGATGACTTGGAACATGTAAAAAATTGCGCACTTGATGAGGCTCAGAAAACGCCAGATGCTATACTAGACCAGCCAATAGATTTTTACTTTACCGAAATCGGAAGCTCTACTTACAATTTTCAATTAAGATTTTGGATAAAATTTGAGACTAATGATAATTACCGTAAAGCCCTTAGCGATATCATTATGCGTATTAAAAAACGCTTTGAGCAAGAAAACATTTCTATTGCTTACAATGTAACCACGCTTGATTTTGGTGTGAAGGGTGGTGTAAATCTCTTTGATAAGCAAATTCAAGTAAAAAGCGAATAA
- the uvrB gene encoding excinuclease ABC subunit UvrB, which yields MDFKIVSNYSPMGDQPKAIKQLSQGILNNDKYQTLLGVTGSGKTFTIANVVQEVQRPTLVLAHNKTLAAQLYMEFQEFFPHNAVEYFVSYYDYYQPEAYIPHSGVYIEKDLSINDEIEKLRLSATSALLSGRRDVLVVASVSCLYGIGNPTEFHKNVITAEVGTEISRTHFLHQLVNALYSRSMVDFGRGNFRVQGDTVEIFPAYADDGIRFHFYGDRIEEIESFRVETGKRISGFDKINIYPANIFVTSPETLNSAIKNIQLDLGKQVEYFQNIGKSLEAKRLKERTEFDLEMMKELGYCSGIENYSRYLDGRLPGTRPFCLLDYFPKDYLMVIDESHVTVPQVHAMYGGDHSRKVNLVEYGFRLPAAMDNRPLKFEEFEAIQNQVIYVSATPASYELAKSEGVVVEQIIRPTGLLDPTIEVRPSQNQMDDLMEEIQKRAEIDERTLVTTLTKRMAEELTKFLTRYGVRTQYIHSDVDTLDRVKIMQDLREGLFDVLVGVNLLREGLDLPEVSLVAILDADKEGFLRNHRSLTQTAGRAARNVNGKVIMYADKITASMKQTIDETARRREIQIKYNKDHNKTPQPLHKKITRIQQETEFEQNPYVRKETGLKNVAEPQANYGNLENLEKLIEEKTKAMERAAKDLDFLQAAKLRDEINELKNQQN from the coding sequence ATGGATTTTAAAATAGTTTCAAATTACAGCCCTATGGGAGATCAGCCCAAAGCGATTAAGCAACTGTCTCAAGGTATTTTAAATAACGATAAATATCAGACGCTACTCGGGGTTACAGGATCGGGAAAAACCTTTACCATTGCCAATGTGGTACAGGAAGTGCAGCGGCCTACCCTCGTTCTGGCGCATAACAAAACGCTTGCCGCGCAGCTGTATATGGAGTTTCAGGAGTTTTTTCCGCACAATGCGGTGGAGTATTTTGTCTCCTATTATGATTATTATCAGCCAGAGGCATACATTCCGCACTCGGGGGTGTATATAGAAAAGGATTTAAGTATTAATGATGAGATTGAGAAATTAAGGCTCAGCGCTACCTCGGCACTGCTCTCTGGGCGGCGCGATGTTTTGGTGGTGGCATCGGTCTCGTGCCTGTATGGTATCGGGAACCCTACGGAGTTTCATAAAAATGTAATTACCGCGGAGGTGGGAACGGAGATTTCGAGGACACACTTTTTGCACCAGCTTGTCAATGCGCTCTATTCGCGCTCAATGGTGGATTTTGGGCGTGGAAACTTCCGCGTTCAGGGCGATACGGTGGAGATTTTTCCCGCTTATGCTGATGATGGTATTCGCTTTCACTTCTATGGCGATAGAATTGAGGAGATAGAATCCTTCCGTGTGGAAACGGGCAAAAGAATCTCGGGCTTTGATAAGATTAACATCTACCCTGCCAATATCTTCGTTACCTCGCCAGAGACTTTAAATAGTGCGATAAAAAATATACAGCTGGATTTGGGCAAGCAAGTGGAGTATTTCCAAAATATAGGCAAAAGCCTTGAAGCAAAACGCCTAAAAGAGCGCACGGAATTCGACCTCGAAATGATGAAAGAGCTCGGCTACTGCTCAGGGATTGAGAATTATTCCCGCTACCTCGATGGGCGGCTCCCTGGCACTCGCCCCTTCTGCCTGCTGGATTACTTCCCAAAGGATTATCTGATGGTGATTGATGAATCTCACGTTACCGTGCCTCAGGTGCACGCAATGTATGGCGGCGACCATAGCCGAAAGGTAAACCTCGTGGAATACGGCTTCCGATTGCCTGCCGCAATGGACAATAGACCGCTGAAATTTGAAGAATTTGAGGCGATTCAAAACCAAGTAATCTATGTCTCGGCAACCCCTGCAAGCTATGAATTGGCTAAATCTGAGGGCGTGGTGGTGGAGCAAATCATTCGCCCCACTGGCCTGCTAGACCCCACCATCGAAGTGCGCCCCTCCCAAAACCAAATGGACGACCTGATGGAGGAGATTCAAAAACGCGCCGAGATTGATGAGCGCACCCTCGTAACTACTTTGACCAAACGAATGGCTGAGGAGCTTACTAAATTTCTCACGCGCTATGGCGTGAGAACTCAATACATTCACTCCGATGTGGACACGCTAGACCGCGTTAAAATTATGCAAGATTTAAGAGAGGGCCTCTTTGATGTGCTGGTGGGGGTAAACCTACTTAGGGAGGGGCTTGACTTGCCCGAAGTGTCGCTCGTGGCAATCCTCGATGCCGATAAAGAGGGCTTTTTGAGAAACCACCGCTCACTCACGCAAACGGCTGGCCGCGCGGCGCGCAATGTCAATGGCAAGGTGATTATGTATGCCGATAAAATTACGGCAAGTATGAAACAAACCATAGATGAAACTGCACGCCGAAGAGAAATTCAAATTAAATACAATAAAGACCATAATAAAACACCTCAGCCACTGCACAAGAAAATTACACGCATTCAGCAAGAAACAGAATTCGAGCAAAACCCTTATGTGCGCAAAGAAACGGGCTTAAAAAATGTGGCCGAACCGCAGGCTAATTATGGAAATTTGGAAAACCTTGAAAAACTTATTGAAGAAAAAACAAAGGCAATGGAACGCGCTGCCAAGGATTTAGATTTCCTGCAAGCGGCTAAATTGCGCGATGAAATTAACGAACTTAAAAACCAACAAAATTGA
- a CDS encoding IS982 family transposase translates to MNNLIQNYKIILKELKETCKNIPTKKKIRKPKLSDMELVALNITAEYMSINSELQLFRCIAGTELDSKIERSVYNKRKRKLFSYIEKIRKTLSEKFSDFTDVFIVDSTPIEICKVSRAHRSAICSTDEIHPSFGYCAAKKSKYFGYKLHAVCDKNGIFHSFDFTPANVHDVNYLKDIKEDFKNCELIGDRGYISKEIQLDLFNCSNINLSVPMRKNQHDFVAFPKVKSRIRKRIETNFSQLCGQFLMGINLAKTFQGFITRILSKITSFTMIQYLNFFVFKRDLNKIKVNLC, encoded by the coding sequence ATGAACAATCTTATACAAAACTACAAAATTATTTTGAAAGAACTGAAAGAAACTTGCAAAAATATTCCTACTAAAAAGAAAATCCGAAAACCGAAGTTGTCTGATATGGAATTAGTGGCACTGAATATTACCGCGGAATATATGTCTATAAACTCTGAACTTCAGCTATTTAGATGCATCGCTGGAACAGAATTAGACAGCAAAATAGAAAGAAGCGTTTACAACAAAAGAAAACGAAAACTTTTTTCATACATCGAAAAAATAAGGAAGACCCTAAGTGAAAAATTCTCAGATTTTACCGATGTTTTTATCGTAGATTCAACCCCTATTGAAATTTGTAAAGTGAGTAGAGCCCATCGTTCCGCCATCTGTTCCACTGATGAAATACACCCCTCATTTGGGTATTGTGCTGCCAAAAAATCAAAGTATTTTGGGTACAAACTTCATGCGGTTTGCGACAAAAATGGCATCTTTCATTCCTTTGATTTTACACCTGCTAATGTCCATGATGTCAACTACCTGAAAGACATCAAAGAAGACTTTAAAAACTGTGAGTTAATCGGGGATAGAGGCTATATCAGCAAGGAAATTCAACTGGATTTATTTAACTGTTCTAACATCAATTTATCCGTTCCGATGCGGAAAAACCAGCATGATTTTGTAGCGTTTCCAAAAGTCAAATCAAGAATTAGAAAACGTATTGAGACGAATTTTTCCCAGCTGTGCGGACAGTTTTTAATGGGCATCAACTTAGCCAAAACTTTTCAGGGATTCATTACAAGAATACTGTCAAAAATCACTTCTTTTACCATGATTCAGTATCTCAATTTTTTCGTATTCAAGAGAGATTTGAACAAAATTAAAGTGAATTTGTGCTAA
- a CDS encoding type VI secretion system Vgr family protein gives MTNNPLNNPDHPLHIKTYQDFLADVNNPVVMPTLYIGGKPFLEREHFRVEVRQYTGRHDEFTIIVSDEVVDDFYGFLMRQSRLLLGEQFLLNFHQYGKVIQSFQGIVTHVSNKKNGDSGTGDLYITASAPSILLENGKNSRSFEKMTVEQIIAEVCKNYPPEAKVKVIGGLNTKNSLDYTVQYNESDYAFLTRLANRLGEYFYYDGKQLIFGNRAQKQITLSEGDDLAEVSFDLKIQNQNFTQYVYDEAFGDVFTHNADNAFTPPKDNPILGTAIQLAKKTFTQKSSHYSSNFTMGDEDSDARYKVPLYKEKLQHMMWVKGKSRNPLLKSGSLADMYDINGKAMEIYRILEITHHLDGDTYWNEFVGIPDIFVSPYVDENAFAKCEDQPAIVKDNNDPQGLGRVRVQFIWQRPANGYSPWIRVVQPHGGSGKGFYFIPEIDEEVMVSFENQNAERPYVIGSHYNGKSKSGYHTAGNDKKVIHTRSGTKIILNDAEGSVFIEDPSGNTYLMDGQGNINVNAPKNMTFTAGENVNISAGMNVSVNAGMNITENAGINHNSFAGAMMMQNAVADYSLMAANIMEVAQGERKSKAKEVTDQSSKKEIISQETNNIHSKGKLNNNSGDKSNLF, from the coding sequence ATGACTAATAATCCTTTGAATAATCCGGACCATCCTCTTCACATCAAGACCTATCAAGATTTTTTAGCCGATGTAAACAACCCCGTGGTGATGCCCACGCTTTATATAGGTGGCAAACCCTTTTTGGAGCGAGAACATTTTAGAGTAGAAGTCCGCCAATATACAGGTCGCCATGATGAATTTACCATTATTGTATCCGATGAAGTGGTAGATGACTTCTATGGATTTTTAATGCGCCAATCCCGCTTACTTTTAGGGGAGCAATTTTTATTAAACTTCCATCAGTATGGGAAGGTGATTCAGAGTTTTCAAGGTATTGTTACCCACGTTAGCAACAAGAAGAATGGCGATAGTGGTACGGGGGACTTATATATCACGGCATCAGCTCCCAGTATATTATTAGAGAATGGGAAGAATAGCCGTAGTTTTGAGAAAATGACGGTAGAGCAAATTATAGCAGAAGTATGTAAAAATTACCCACCAGAAGCCAAAGTAAAAGTAATAGGCGGTTTAAATACTAAAAACTCATTGGACTATACGGTTCAGTATAACGAATCGGATTATGCGTTTTTAACGCGTTTAGCCAATCGTTTAGGGGAATATTTTTATTACGATGGCAAACAGCTTATTTTTGGTAATCGCGCCCAAAAACAAATCACTCTAAGTGAAGGCGATGATTTAGCCGAAGTTAGTTTTGATTTAAAAATACAGAATCAGAATTTTACCCAATATGTTTACGATGAAGCCTTTGGAGATGTCTTTACGCATAATGCTGATAATGCCTTTACACCTCCAAAAGACAATCCTATATTAGGCACAGCGATACAATTAGCGAAAAAGACTTTTACGCAGAAAAGTAGTCATTATTCAAGTAACTTTACTATGGGTGATGAAGATAGTGATGCTCGTTATAAAGTTCCGTTATACAAAGAGAAATTGCAACATATGATGTGGGTTAAGGGCAAGAGTCGTAATCCACTACTCAAATCAGGGAGTTTAGCCGATATGTACGATATTAATGGAAAAGCGATGGAAATTTATCGTATTTTGGAGATAACCCATCACTTAGATGGCGATACCTATTGGAATGAGTTTGTAGGTATTCCTGATATTTTTGTGTCGCCTTATGTAGATGAGAATGCTTTTGCTAAATGTGAAGACCAACCCGCTATTGTAAAGGATAACAACGACCCACAAGGCTTAGGACGAGTAAGAGTACAGTTTATCTGGCAACGCCCTGCCAATGGATATTCGCCTTGGATACGCGTGGTACAGCCTCATGGTGGTTCAGGCAAAGGTTTTTATTTTATCCCTGAGATAGATGAGGAAGTAATGGTGTCTTTTGAAAATCAAAACGCCGAAAGACCTTATGTGATAGGTAGCCATTACAACGGAAAAAGTAAAAGTGGGTATCATACCGCAGGAAATGACAAAAAGGTAATCCATACGAGGAGTGGCACTAAGATTATTCTAAATGATGCTGAAGGTAGTGTCTTTATAGAAGACCCAAGTGGAAACACTTACCTTATGGACGGACAAGGAAATATTAATGTGAATGCTCCAAAGAATATGACTTTTACCGCAGGAGAAAATGTAAATATAAGTGCGGGAATGAATGTTAGTGTAAATGCAGGAATGAATATTACTGAAAACGCTGGAATAAATCATAATAGCTTTGCAGGTGCTATGATGATGCAAAATGCGGTGGCAGATTATTCTTTGATGGCAGCTAATATAATGGAAGTAGCACAGGGAGAAAGAAAATCTAAAGCTAAGGAAGTAACAGATCAATCCAGTAAAAAAGAGATTATTTCTCAGGAAACGAATAACATTCACTCAAAAGGGAAATTAAATAACAATAGCGGAGATAAATCTAATTTATTTTAG
- a CDS encoding DUF6402 family protein, which produces MSRTRIVNGKTFIHTEKSHLLYSGKSLIFSAQKTISEEGQKDGVIYGEDFEMEDLEKSSKSDLIKEAYWIDKESSNKTNLMNISSNEINFYIKLDKSTIGKTIKLTIRSLDLVFDDNISVESSFLVKKEEMFFKFNLNAENFQRGGDAIQKLYFLIEIDDEKYKYPLSKDDYLKVHVVHYIPQVMRAQNPSWEVAAKLQDRWFKGNASSEPWKNPVIFKNLLDWILKYSRVKDVYDEIITELWKTDNAIKELKKMIKQMTTDSNVNLKLPSKRGEKSYFGVYSSDIKSYQGVKQPKLNNDKRTENMPLFERFYYQSKSYEISLFEPLDDLTGALASFSFRVIGIGSITNTGNGYLVDITKIGIYIKDSFDFITDGESLGYWSIIDNNVEKLNPFNSDYYKITNNSYQKYRKDYGKGMDFNLYSDIKYLSVNYNFFAKKNEL; this is translated from the coding sequence ATGAGTAGAACAAGAATTGTAAATGGAAAAACTTTTATACATACGGAAAAAAGTCATTTGCTTTATTCTGGAAAAAGTTTGATTTTTTCAGCCCAAAAAACCATAAGTGAAGAAGGTCAAAAAGATGGTGTAATTTATGGAGAAGATTTTGAGATGGAGGATTTAGAAAAATCTTCTAAATCTGATTTAATAAAAGAGGCTTATTGGATAGACAAAGAATCGTCAAATAAAACTAATTTAATGAATATATCATCTAATGAAATAAATTTTTATATAAAATTAGATAAGAGTACAATAGGGAAAACTATTAAGTTGACTATAAGATCTTTAGATCTTGTTTTTGACGATAATATTTCGGTTGAAAGTTCTTTCCTAGTAAAAAAAGAAGAAATGTTTTTTAAATTTAACTTAAATGCAGAAAATTTTCAACGAGGAGGAGATGCAATACAGAAATTATATTTTCTTATTGAAATAGATGATGAAAAATATAAATATCCTTTATCAAAGGATGATTATCTCAAAGTACATGTAGTACACTATATACCACAAGTAATGAGAGCACAGAATCCATCATGGGAAGTCGCAGCTAAATTACAAGATAGGTGGTTCAAAGGAAACGCTAGCAGTGAGCCTTGGAAAAACCCAGTGATATTTAAAAACCTTTTGGATTGGATCCTGAAATATAGTCGAGTTAAGGATGTTTATGATGAGATTATTACAGAACTCTGGAAAACGGATAATGCAATAAAAGAGTTAAAAAAAATGATTAAACAAATGACAACGGATTCTAATGTTAACTTAAAATTACCATCTAAAAGAGGTGAAAAATCTTATTTCGGGGTTTATTCTTCAGATATAAAGAGTTATCAAGGTGTAAAACAACCAAAACTTAATAATGATAAAAGAACAGAAAATATGCCTTTATTTGAGAGGTTTTATTATCAGTCTAAATCTTATGAAATAAGTTTATTTGAGCCGTTAGACGATTTAACAGGAGCATTAGCATCATTTTCTTTTCGTGTTATAGGTATTGGATCAATAACAAATACTGGTAATGGTTATTTAGTAGATATAACCAAAATAGGAATATATATAAAAGATTCCTTTGACTTTATAACAGATGGAGAAAGTTTAGGCTATTGGTCAATTATAGATAACAATGTAGAGAAATTAAACCCATTTAATTCAGATTATTACAAAATTACCAATAATTCATATCAAAAGTATAGAAAGGATTATGGGAAAGGAATGGATTTTAATTTGTATTCTGACATAAAGTATCTATCCGTTAACTACAATTTTTTTGCGAAAAAAAATGAATTATAA
- a CDS encoding polymorphic toxin type 44 domain-containing protein → MGINKEYLKAPIRKPSIVLIVSVKGKAKALPKEEITYKVTRFNIRPTEEDKKRVRWVVKVDDKKEKQSQKGMSLKLKIKEEWAGKQIVVMPYLQKPTESVSAKTKVGKCDHIDGARNVALYIEQEIKKNTQSNIAGSIRYYASYEEYEKRFKEWKSRNILGQLLSQPEPQNLLKARILWTERVFKNRPWDHKPIIRDNFKEFAIERREYSNVSKKYVTYKSYFHKYGEYDYFYDVWSNIHYGYVGLSVGFSEDTLLDGADLAQIIDSSGGNSKDTEDDKIGFSLYYKYGKYAEKLTAQDILDALEIAPLKESKKKHKCYNNENK, encoded by the coding sequence TTGGGAATTAATAAAGAATATCTGAAAGCCCCCATAAGAAAACCCTCTATTGTGTTGATAGTGAGTGTTAAAGGGAAAGCAAAAGCACTTCCGAAAGAGGAAATTACCTACAAAGTAACAAGATTTAATATACGGCCGACAGAGGAAGATAAAAAACGAGTTCGTTGGGTAGTAAAAGTGGATGATAAAAAGGAGAAACAATCACAAAAAGGGATGAGTCTTAAACTAAAAATAAAGGAAGAATGGGCAGGGAAACAAATTGTGGTAATGCCTTACTTACAAAAGCCTACAGAAAGTGTGAGTGCTAAGACTAAGGTTGGGAAATGTGATCATATAGATGGAGCAAGAAATGTAGCTTTATATATCGAGCAAGAAATAAAAAAGAATACACAGAGTAATATAGCAGGGAGTATAAGGTATTATGCATCATATGAGGAATATGAAAAAAGATTCAAAGAATGGAAAAGTAGAAATATATTGGGACAACTTTTAAGTCAGCCTGAACCGCAAAATTTGCTAAAAGCTAGAATATTATGGACAGAAAGAGTTTTTAAGAATAGACCTTGGGATCATAAACCTATAATAAGAGATAATTTTAAAGAATTTGCAATTGAAAGGAGGGAATATTCAAATGTCTCTAAAAAGTATGTTACATATAAAAGTTATTTTCATAAGTATGGAGAATATGACTACTTTTATGATGTGTGGTCTAATATACACTATGGTTATGTTGGATTAAGCGTTGGTTTCAGTGAAGACACATTATTAGATGGAGCTGATTTAGCCCAAATAATAGATAGTTCTGGAGGGAACTCTAAGGATACAGAGGATGATAAAATAGGGTTTTCGTTATATTATAAATATGGCAAGTATGCAGAAAAGCTGACAGCACAAGATATTTTAGATGCTTTAGAGATTGCTCCTCTAAAAGAGAGCAAGAAAAAACATAAATGCTACAATAATGAAAATAAATAA
- a CDS encoding LysM domain-containing protein yields MKTNLYKVQSGDTLESIAKKLNISREALRRHHNTYCDLEHLIEKDLQGIREVHIPSDEKIIEIQMYEQELAKIFRLPSSYLNTDFYFPNYEVTEHIKQDDKDKIIITYDVSIAFKKKNDKGLVFEVQTHNFKKDKQIPDDKISLISLACMKSILPIQLVVLNNGKLYQLYDHDAIINKFESNRKDFEDFFIGEIYSNYINKFYSTIKNEVYIFNQIRSTLLYQLLFPERKYLREENEWKATFYVVPNSFPLECKFNSTHHFEDNNTIKIKGIIDDNYSLQEILKGVKIEENQKEAINGEVELHYNLSEDSKMLKKITAEIVLWNHGELYLKHFLTLEMKNQ; encoded by the coding sequence ATGAAGACAAACCTATATAAAGTCCAAAGTGGAGATACATTAGAGTCAATAGCTAAGAAGTTGAACATTTCTCGTGAAGCGTTGAGGCGTCATCATAATACTTATTGTGATTTAGAACACCTTATAGAAAAAGACCTTCAAGGTATTAGAGAAGTACATATTCCTTCAGATGAAAAAATTATAGAAATTCAAATGTATGAGCAAGAGTTAGCAAAAATATTTAGGTTGCCATCTTCCTATTTGAATACTGATTTTTATTTCCCTAATTACGAAGTAACAGAACACATAAAGCAAGATGATAAAGATAAAATAATTATTACTTACGATGTTTCTATTGCTTTTAAGAAAAAGAATGACAAAGGCTTGGTATTCGAAGTACAAACACATAATTTCAAAAAAGATAAACAAATACCAGATGATAAAATAAGTTTGATATCCCTTGCTTGTATGAAAAGTATCTTACCTATACAACTGGTTGTCTTGAATAATGGCAAGCTATATCAATTGTATGATCACGATGCTATTATTAACAAATTTGAAAGCAACAGAAAGGATTTCGAAGATTTTTTTATTGGGGAAATATACAGTAATTACATAAATAAATTTTATAGCACCATCAAAAATGAAGTTTATATTTTCAATCAAATTCGTTCCACTTTATTGTATCAGTTGTTATTTCCTGAAAGGAAATATTTACGAGAGGAAAATGAATGGAAAGCTACATTTTATGTTGTTCCCAATTCTTTTCCATTAGAGTGTAAATTCAATTCAACACACCATTTTGAAGATAATAATACCATTAAAATAAAAGGAATAATAGATGATAACTATAGCCTGCAAGAAATTTTGAAAGGAGTTAAGATTGAAGAAAATCAAAAAGAGGCTATAAATGGAGAAGTTGAACTCCACTATAATCTTAGTGAAGATAGCAAAATGTTAAAAAAAATAACAGCCGAAATAGTGCTTTGGAATCACGGAGAATTGTACCTAAAACATTTTTTAACATTAGAAATGAAAAATCAATGA
- a CDS encoding M23 family metallopeptidase, which translates to MNLIADDDKTDTPEITITHSMFKKGVDFKYGDSDNDSQNYFIEVIPLDISVSSKKFGVTSDGLMKVEKGKSASSVGYSKVEEKEKKDDVCVCKLNTLNWGRHFTCQERKKIFEISNRLDCNPNYLTSVMALETGGTFDPSIVNKLGYTGLIQIGADAAKDINRRKGTQISSGNKGNLKNMTKLEQLTYVEYYLEPFKGKLNTLADFYLAILMPVDCGKGNQSNHVVFDKNLKLDFDEEGKVIKNTKWVRNRGYEQNPVFHKEGKNEEGKTYVWEISKEIEKWYNKGGNKINKEIDFSCQSLPESNIDKSKSNIWHDPVDNPRLTKYNYSGIVKPSSGTYGECRRYSNGKKRYHGGFDFFAIPGKDKVYSCLKGNIYEVRYSVNAGWIIRIKVQNVKDLLEQEKKINYTIQYPDEWVGKDIIESDEVYLIYMHLDSVLFTAKDAQEKREVDAGTIIGIAGVTGKIASGTRAPHLHMEIATVMDPYVKGIKGRKYRTNPARFVKLNPYDTQDQDKAAKKKHY; encoded by the coding sequence ATGAATTTGATTGCTGATGATGATAAAACAGATACTCCTGAGATTACCATTACACATTCGATGTTTAAAAAAGGGGTGGATTTTAAATATGGGGATTCAGATAATGATTCTCAAAACTATTTCATAGAGGTTATCCCTTTAGATATTTCGGTAAGCTCCAAAAAGTTTGGGGTTACAAGTGATGGTTTGATGAAAGTAGAAAAAGGAAAAAGTGCTTCTAGTGTGGGATATAGTAAAGTGGAGGAGAAAGAGAAAAAAGATGATGTATGTGTGTGTAAGTTAAATACATTGAATTGGGGGAGACATTTTACCTGTCAAGAAAGGAAAAAAATTTTTGAAATATCAAATAGACTTGATTGTAATCCGAATTATTTAACTTCTGTTATGGCTCTAGAAACTGGAGGAACATTTGATCCAAGCATTGTTAATAAATTGGGATACACAGGTTTAATACAAATTGGTGCGGATGCTGCAAAAGATATTAATAGAAGAAAAGGAACACAAATTAGTTCAGGAAATAAAGGAAATCTTAAAAATATGACGAAGTTAGAACAATTAACATATGTTGAATACTATCTTGAACCATTTAAAGGAAAATTAAATACTTTAGCTGATTTTTATCTAGCTATTTTAATGCCAGTTGATTGTGGAAAAGGAAATCAAAGTAACCATGTTGTTTTTGATAAAAATCTTAAATTAGATTTTGATGAAGAAGGTAAAGTGATAAAAAACACAAAATGGGTGAGAAATAGAGGATATGAACAAAACCCCGTTTTTCATAAAGAAGGAAAAAATGAGGAGGGAAAGACATACGTGTGGGAAATATCAAAAGAAATAGAAAAATGGTACAATAAGGGAGGTAATAAAATTAATAAAGAAATTGATTTTTCATGTCAGAGTCTACCTGAAAGCAATATAGATAAGTCAAAATCTAATATTTGGCATGATCCAGTTGATAACCCTCGTTTAACTAAATATAATTATTCAGGAATAGTAAAACCATCAAGTGGGACATATGGTGAATGTAGAAGATATTCTAATGGTAAAAAGAGATATCATGGAGGTTTCGATTTTTTTGCTATTCCAGGTAAAGATAAGGTTTATTCCTGTTTGAAAGGAAATATTTACGAGGTTAGATATTCAGTAAATGCAGGTTGGATTATAAGAATTAAAGTGCAAAATGTTAAAGATTTATTAGAACAAGAGAAAAAAATAAATTATACAATTCAATATCCGGATGAATGGGTGGGAAAAGATATTATAGAAAGTGATGAAGTTTACTTAATTTATATGCATCTTGATAGTGTATTATTTACAGCAAAAGATGCACAAGAAAAGAGAGAAGTAGATGCTGGTACTATTATAGGGATTGCTGGTGTTACAGGAAAAATTGCAAGTGGAACTAGAGCGCCTCATTTACATATGGAGATTGCTACTGTAATGGATCCTTACGTAAAGGGAATAAAGGGAAGGAAATATAGAACTAATCCTGCAAGATTTGTAAAACTTAATCCTTACGACACACAAGATCAAGATAAGGCAGCAAAAAAGAAGCATTACTAA